One Clostridium novyi NT genomic window carries:
- the dprA gene encoding DNA-processing protein DprA, translating to MNDYEIWFACAKLSCNIKNKLINKFKNVQNIWYYSTHDEKCTYINEKIKNALLYAWNKENIKSIKDNIEKNNINVVTITDELYPKALKEYDDSPYMLFYKGDIDRLNKNKSVSIVGSRDCSSYGVNITNIICNDLSRNNINIISGMARGIDSIAHKKCIENNSYTCAILGSGIDVIYPRENKNIYDEIIKNGCVISQFPPGTKPYAYNFPIRNKIISGLSEVVVVIEGSEKSGTLITASSALEQGKDVIAVPGNVFSKQSKGTNKLIKDGAYIFTEMKDIYEILNMNYIKNSFNNNSKMTSIEDKVYNKINTTPIHFDEVLRLTNIDIKQLYEVLFELQLKDEIMCLSGNYYVRNNKTV from the coding sequence ATGAACGATTATGAAATATGGTTTGCTTGTGCTAAGTTATCTTGTAATATAAAAAATAAATTAATAAACAAATTTAAAAATGTGCAAAATATATGGTATTATAGTACACATGATGAAAAATGTACTTATATTAATGAAAAAATAAAAAATGCTTTATTATATGCATGGAATAAAGAAAATATAAAATCTATAAAAGATAATATAGAAAAAAATAATATAAATGTTGTTACAATAACAGATGAGTTATATCCAAAAGCACTTAAAGAATATGATGATTCACCGTATATGCTATTTTATAAAGGGGACATAGATAGACTAAACAAAAACAAGTCTGTTTCAATAGTAGGCTCTCGAGATTGTAGTAGCTATGGTGTAAATATTACTAATATAATATGTAATGATCTTTCGAGAAATAATATAAATATAATAAGTGGAATGGCACGAGGGATAGATTCAATAGCTCATAAAAAATGTATAGAAAACAATTCCTATACATGTGCTATTTTAGGCTCTGGAATAGATGTAATATATCCTCGGGAAAATAAAAATATATATGATGAAATAATAAAAAATGGATGTGTTATATCACAGTTTCCACCTGGTACAAAACCATATGCTTATAACTTTCCAATAAGAAATAAAATTATAAGTGGACTAAGTGAGGTTGTAGTAGTTATTGAAGGAAGTGAAAAAAGTGGTACGCTTATAACTGCATCATCAGCATTAGAACAAGGCAAAGATGTTATTGCAGTGCCAGGCAATGTATTTTCAAAACAAAGCAAGGGAACAAATAAACTAATAAAAGATGGAGCTTATATTTTTACTGAAATGAAAGATATTTATGAAATCTTAAATATGAATTATATAAAAAATTCATTTAATAATAACAGTAAAATGACTAGTATAGAAGATAAAGTCTATAACAAAATTAATACTACTCCGATACATTTTGATGAAGTTTTGAGATTAACTAATATTGACATAAAACAATTATATGAGGTATTATTTGAATTGCAACTGAAAGATGAAATAATGTGTTTAAGTGGAAATTATTACGTTAGAAATAATAAAACTGTTTAA
- a CDS encoding Mg chelatase-like protein: MFIGLNPVSYNKLNHNSNNENSKTIRKRVEKARIIQRERFKNEGIYCNAQMNIKLLKKYCKLDKDTSSIMEKIYMKFNLSTRSYSRIIKVSRSIADLKGNKKILKEDLIEALQYRRFIEEKII; encoded by the coding sequence ATGTTTATTGGATTAAATCCTGTATCTTATAATAAATTAAATCATAATAGTAATAATGAAAATTCAAAAACTATAAGAAAAAGAGTAGAAAAAGCACGCATTATACAAAGAGAAAGATTTAAAAATGAAGGAATATATTGTAATGCTCAAATGAATATAAAATTATTAAAAAAGTATTGTAAGTTAGATAAAGATACTAGTAGTATTATGGAAAAAATATATATGAAATTTAATTTAAGTACAAGAAGTTACAGCAGAATTATAAAAGTTTCAAGAAGTATTGCTGACTTAAAAGGAAACAAAAAAATTCTAAAGGAAGATTTAATTGAGGCTCTTCAATATAGAAGATTTATTGAAGAAAAGATTATATAA
- a CDS encoding helix-turn-helix domain-containing protein, with protein sequence MHGYTQKEFANVLSVQESTLIDWEKDKNKPNVSNLKKLETFLEILIKK encoded by the coding sequence ATGCATGGGTACACACAAAAAGAGTTTGCGAATGTTTTAAGTGTTCAAGAATCTACACTAATAGATTGGGAAAAAGATAAGAATAAGCCTAATGTTTCAAATTTGAAAAAACTTGAAACTTTTTTAGAAATATTGATAAAAAAATAA